From Brienomyrus brachyistius isolate T26 chromosome 21, BBRACH_0.4, whole genome shotgun sequence, the proteins below share one genomic window:
- the LOC125716328 gene encoding uncharacterized protein LOC125716328 isoform X1, which yields MLWEKRLGMLLLVPISVLIMCRLMVAEEVEKPGLVPLFQAIETSKSGDSSSDVTYGRIILGRSRKTKDGGYIAQNGEDLPGNTPDVAEYDYQSDFDWHHLEKLQEEASGSFSPRSPAVETLLQEMPMVECGAEIMTLRVKGDSLLYLLVDRGEDSPLPLSKLPPQCGYSLRSTWRDTAFLAPYDGCYGVKEGDEYVLPLRWGGTPLKMTCPARTRVAASPSVSCHPSGMVVTIPGSADASKLKIMHKGTWKSLLWVSVQCGYSVVTHSGGLVVTAPFATCGEIKDGMYTMEFMDRRVKVSCPSQPLTGSHSVPPSPTTNVSRPQFAVMTLNPNESYFTPLPKTVTRPYASVTFGLQRPLPWYLMVHRPHLPTHAPVKPEPVTRHVAHTVHKPLPTKSSFLVPAAPKKPALPSHKHPTPPAQPHIPHLWNPNNPLIPVYSPTFPLPTKPAPRTPAPHIPKLAPPFPGLPSPAPHIPKLAPPFPGLPPPAPHIPKLAPPFPGLPSPAPHIPKLAPPFPGLPPPAPHIPKLAPPFPGLPSPAPHIPKLAPPFPGLTPPAPYRTVPWHFNLFETPVPFHPHFYPSPPKPTPEIPSFLRPPPQVTSRPLTDPLYTPIPKPVVHHPFHVFPHLHHADLFYPSLAKPPVLPPMVPQPVGPVGPVLPVVPCVYPPCPWHPMSSTVFHHHNHMHSNLGSRFPDCAQTHPGKPSTSPDMLYHRHHNPQDSSVSQRGHQGPASQPLSHFWDLVVPFSKPLSHMGTEHRGSPPQSYYPSFYWNPAHQKPPELTEQSSYSQDSEPVLDEHAGSHSAATSLSVSFGSR from the exons ATGTTATGGGAAAAAAGACTGGGAATGTTGTTGCTGGTTCCTATAAGTGTTTTGATAATGTGCAGGTTGATGGTGGCAGAGGAAGTCGAGAAACCTGGTCTTGTGCCCTTGTTTCAGGCTATCGAGACTTCTAAAAGTGGTGATTCCAGCAGTGACGTGACCTATGGAAGAATTATCCTGGGGCGctccagaaaaactaaagatggtggctatattgctcaaAATGGGGAGGATCTTCCTGGAAATACTCCTGATGTGGCTGAATATGATTATCAGTCTGATTTTG ATTGGCATCACTTGGAGAAACTGCAGGAGGAGGCTTCCGGCTCTTTTAGTCCTCGCAGTCCTGCTGTTGAAACATTGCTTCAGGAGATGCCGATGGTGGAGTGTGGGGCTGAGATCATGACCCTCCGTGTCAAGGGTGACTCGCTGCTGTATCTCCTGGTAGACCGAG GGGAAGATTCCCCCCTGCCCCTGTCAAAGCTGCCCCCACAGTGTGGCTACTCCCTGAGGAGCACCTGGAGAGACACTGCCTTTCTGGCACCCTATGATGGTTGCTATGGTGTAAAAGAG GGTGACGAGTATGTTCTACCACTGCGTTGGGGTGGTACCCCTCTGAAAATGACCTGTCCTGCCAGGACACGTGTTGCTGCTTCCCCCTCTGTCTCTTGCCATCCCTCTGGCATGGTGGTGACTATTCCTGGCAGTGCTGATGCTAGCAAGCTCAAGATCATGC ATAAGGGAACCTGGAAGTCTTTgctgtgggtgtctgtgcagtGTGGGTACAGTGTAGTGACTCATTCTGGGGGACTCGTGGTAACTGCCCCTTTTGCAACATGTGGGGAAATCAAG GATGGGATGTACACCATGGAATTCATGGACAGAAGAGTCAAGGTCTCCTGCCCTTCACAGCCTCTGACTGGCTCTCATTCTGTTCCACCTTCACCGACCACTAATGTGTCTCGTCCTCAATTTGCTGTCATGACTCTCAATCCCAATGAGTCCTACTTCACACCTCTCCCTAAAACGGTCACGCGGCCTTATGCTTCAGTGACCTTTGGGTTGCAGAGACCTCTACCCTGGTACCTTATGGTTCATCGCCCCCATCTGCCCACTCATGCCCCTGTAAAGCCTGAACCAGTTACTCGCCATGTGGCTCATACTGTTCATAAGCCCCTACCCACCAAGTCTTCCTTCCTTGTGCCTGCTGCCCCCAAAAAACCTGCACTCCCATCCCATAAACATCCAACTCCTCCTGCTCAGCCCCACATCCCACATCTTTGGAATCCTAACAATCCCCTCATTCCTGTCTATTCTCCCACTTTCCCCTTGCCTACAAAACCTGCCCCTAGAACTCCTGCCCCTCACATCCCCAAGCTTGCGCCTCCTTTCCCTGGCCTTCCTTCTCCTGCCCCTCACATCCCCAAGCTTGCGCCTCCTTTCCCTGGccttcctcctcctgccccTCACATCCCCAAGCTTGCGCCTCCTTTCCCTGGCCTTCCTTCTCCTGCCCCTCACATCCCCAAGCTTGCGCCTCCTTTCCCTGGccttcctcctcctgccccTCACATCCCCAAGCTTGCGCCTCCTTTCCCTGGCCTTCCTTCTCCTGCCCCTCACATCCCCAAGCTTGCGCCTCCTTTCCCTGGCCTTACTCCTCCTGCCCCTTACAGAACAGTACCCTGGCACTTTAATCTGTTTGAAACTCCTGTTCCCTTCCACCCTCACTTCTACCCCAGCCCCCCAAAACCAACTCCAGAAATCCCCTCTTTCCTCAGGCCCCCTCCACAAGTGACTTCTCGCCCTCTCACTGACCCCCTGTACACTCCCATCCCTAAACCAGTCGTGCATCATCCATTCCATGTTTTTCCTCACCTCCATCATGCTGATCTCTTCTACCCTTCCCTTGCTAAACCCCCTGTTCTGCCTCCGATGGTCCCTCAGCCAGTTGGACCTGTTGGCCCTGTTCTTCCTGTAGTACCTTGTGTCTATCCGCCATGTCCCTGGCATCCCATGTCAAGTACTGTGTTccaccaccacaaccatatGCACTCCAATTTAGGCTCACGCTTCCCAGACTGTGCTCAGACACACCCAGGTAAGCCATCCACTTCCCCAGACATGTTATATCACAGGCACCATAACCCACAGGATTCCTCGGTATCCCAAAGAGGGCATCAGGGTCCAGCTTCTCAACCACTCTCCCATTTTTGGGACCTAGTTGTTCCATTCTCTAAACCCTTAAGCCATATGGGGACAGAGCACAGGGGTTCCCCTCCCCAATCCTACTACCCCAGTTTCTATTGGAATCCAGCCCACCAAAAACCTCCAGAGCTCACAGAACAGTCTTCTTACTCCCAAGACTCTGAGCCTGTGCTGGATGAGCATgctggcagccattctgcagcaACTAGTCTTTCTGTCTCGTTTGGATCAAGATAA